In the genome of Euleptes europaea isolate rEulEur1 chromosome 7, rEulEur1.hap1, whole genome shotgun sequence, one region contains:
- the CCDC85B gene encoding coiled-coil domain-containing protein 85B codes for MFPAREAAAAPASPEAARSAAEPSDAELGGCSKEELVRRLRHEEAEKLAALVQRGRLIQGVNRQLQEHLREIRELKAVNGRLQAENRELRDLCCFLDEDRLKAKRLARHWQLFGHHAAQVLRDEVAACLRQLAGLEGLQERLAQDNLQLKELCLALEDECAAAAAARPDASPSPGACSSAELSLPCGPRDLGDGSSSTGSVGSPDQLHSACSPDD; via the coding sequence ATGTTCCCGGCccgcgaggcggcggcggccccggcgAGCCCGGAGGCGGCCCGGTCGGCGGCCGAGCCGAGCGACGCGGAGctgggcggctgcagcaaggaggaGCTGGTGCGGCGGCTGCGCCACGAGGAGGCCGAGAAGCTGGCGGCGCTGGTGCAGCGCGGCCGCCTCATCCAGGGCGTCAACCGGCAGCTGCAGGAGCACCTGCGCGAGATCCGCGAGCTGAAGGCCGTCAACGGGCGGCTGCAGGCCGAGAACCGCGAGCTGCGCGACCTGTGCTGCTTCCTCGACGAGGACCGCCTGAAGGCCAAGCGCCTGGCGCGCCACTGGCAGCTCTTCGGCCACCACGCGGCGCAGGTGCTGCGCGACGAGGTGGCCGCCTGCCTGCGCCAGCTGGCCGGCCTGGAGGGCCTGCAGGAGCGCCTGGCCCAGGACAACCTGCAGCTCAAGGAGCTCTGCCTGGCCCTCGAGGACGagtgcgccgccgccgccgccgcccgccccgaCGCCAGCCCCAGCCCCGGCGCCTGCTCCTCCGCCGAGCTCAGCCTGCCCTGCGGGCCCCGCGACCTGGGCGACGGCAGCTCCAGCACCGGCAGCGTCGGCAGCCCCGACCAGCTGCACTCCGCCTGCTCCCCCGACGACTAG
- the FOSL1 gene encoding fos-related antigen 1, whose translation MFKEYGAGRPPAPGAHRQRLQNPAPTFRPASQQKYPSDPGAGPSSSGGLVPSLNTVTTSHDLQWMVQPTLMGASPGIPPYPRPYRCPRDLAALAGIRPGVIRSACPILTSRRRHSDHLTPEEEERRRLRRERNKLAAAKCRNRRKELTDSLQAETDELESEQSTLQKEIAELQKQKERLELVLEAHRPVCKVPEDSSGDDEEEKSQRPAASAPLPAKPESPPGRRAPQRAALPPPCITLPPTGGILEPEALHTPTLIATPSLTPFTPSLIFTYPAPGDPEGPSSSGFSHEPCSSAHRRSSSGDHSSDSLNSPTLLAL comes from the exons ATGTTCAAGGAGTACGGAGCGGGCAGGCCACCCGCTCCGGGAGCTCATCGGCAGCGCTTACAGAACCCCGCGCCCACCTTTCGCCCAGCGTCTCAACAG aaGTACCCATCTGATCCGGGGGCAGGACCTAGTAGCAGTGGTGGCTTGGTCCCTAGTCTCAACACCGTCACCACCAGCCACGATCTCCAGTGGATGGTCCAACCCACACTGATGGGTGCCTCTCCGGGAATCCCCCCGTATCCACGGCCCTACCGCTGCCCACGTGACTTGGCCGCTTTGGCTGGAATTCGACCTGGCGTGATCCGCTCCGCGTGCCCCATCCTAACTTCCCGGAGGCGTCATTCAGATCAT CTAACGCCAGAAGAGGAGGAGCGCCGTCGATTGCGGCGGGAGAGGAACAAACTGGCAGCTGCAAAATGCCGGAACCGCCGGAAAGAGCTGACAGACTCCTTGCAAGCA GAGACAGATGAACTGGAGTCGGAGCAGTCCACCCTGCAGAAGGAGATCGCGGAGCTACAGAAACAGAAGGAGCGCCTGGAGCTGGTCCTAGAAGCCCACCGCCCGGTCTGCAAAGTCCCGGAGGACTCCTCGGGTGACGACGAAGAGGAGAAAAGCCAGAGGCCAGCAGCCTCAGCCCCCCTCCCGGCCAAGCCAGAGTCCCCGCCAGGCCGCAGAGCCCCCCAACGAGCTGCTCTGCCGCCCCCCTGCATCACTTTGCCCCCCACGGGGGGTATCCTGGAGCCAGAGGCGCTGCACACCCCCACCCTGATCGCCACACCTTCTCTCACCCCCTTCACCCCCAGCCTGATCTTCACCTACCCTGCCCCGGGCGACCCCGAGGGGCCCTCCAGCTCTGGCTTCTCTCACGAGCCCTGCTCGTCTGCCCACCGGCGCAGTAGCAGCGGGGACCACTCCTCTGATTCGCTCAATTCCCCGACCTTGCTGGCGCTCTGA